AACAAAATCCCTGTTTTTCAATGGAGATGGACAAGCCACTAATCGGAGCATACATCAAATTTAATTTGGCAACTACAATTAACGCTGTAACTAGTATATCTAGAACTAAATACTTACTGGAATAATAACCAATATCATTATTCGGATTAAAAAAGCCTATGTCTTTTGATTCAATCATATGGGTATCCCAAACCTTTCTGTATTCAGGGTCATGCAATACATCGTATAATGTTTCTGGTAAAACATCAGAGAAACGAGTTCTAATCTGTAAAATGTTTTAATCATTAATGTTTTACAGGTACATAAACGTGTAAATAAAATGCATAATTTAAAGAAGATTAAAAATGTACAGACTTTCACCATTCTAAAACTAATTCCTGGTACAGATTTTGTCCAAACGGACAGATCAGGCTTATTGTAATCTAATCTCCAGTCATTATTATCATCGTATAGTCGTTTCAATTTCTCAAAATCTTTATCCTCAGCAATTTTAACAATTCCAATATccattttataagaatattgtctacaaaatgattaacataATTAATTGACACTACTTAATAAGTAGttgattattgaataattactgaaattacCTTATGCTTCTATAGTTCACAGCATActgataaaaaatttaaatacatttaattctgTTATACGATAGGCCTTATACTTATGCCGAAGTAACCTTTGAACAGTCTTGTACATTTTTGGGCTCTTGAGATAATAATTAAGTATATAATCCATAAAATTCATTCATTCTAAAAGAAACATTAAGTTAATCATTAAGATAATTGAACTACTTTAATGTTTTTGTAACAGCTGCATGTGATTGAGACACgcatatgaatatataataaagaagaaaagtaTTCGTATAATCAGAATATGATATAGAAAAAGCCATAGTTTTCACTTTAATAATGACAACTAAAATTTGAATTGTTTGGCATCCAGAACAATTAAGAATATTAGAATGTAATCtctaaaagaatttaaaataaaaattaaaaattttttactgATGAAAACAGTTATTTCAAAGGCATTGATGATTATACAATAAAgagtataatacaaaataagaatttaaacaACCCGCATAAACATATCTACATATGATTTCTTaaagataaaaacaaaataacctGTAAAAGTTTTTCTTATATTGTGCGTACCTTTTTCCCGTCACAACAATTGCCCTTGCCGCAAAAGTGTACTTCTGCGGAGTGCAAACAATTCATATCATATATTTAACTTCTGAATACAGTTGAAAATTTCCATATGACATTTACAAAAATCGAGTATTCCTGTCAACTGCTACCGAAAGAATCAACCAACCTGCGTCACCGGCACGGTGTAGCAGTGATAGGTTAGCGAACatctatttaatttatcttttctAACTGCCATTGAGATTATCTTTCTATAGGTATCATAtctctgaaatttttattatatattatttagttatcGTTTTACGTTTTCATTTAAAGATACTACATCAAGTACGTGAGCATTTTAATTATtggtaaaaatgtatatatatattcgtcgTTTGTATCGCAGTTGttcttatatttcaaatataaatttctttattactattttatataatattttaatgcaatactttttaatatttaacaaagaTTTATACCTTTTTATTTCAACTTCGCATTCTCAGCAGGAAGTAACACGTTGATGCTCGTAATAATCACTACTGATCATGACTGACCGCTACTGatcatttcatatttctattACCGCCCGTGGtgtttgtaatattgaaattttataataatttttgtattataattatttaatacaaagaAACTCAAATTAAACTACGGTaactagaataatattaatattcattacggTGATgtgataatttttctttactaAAATCATTTACTTTCCCTTACAGGTATTTGTTAATGAAGTTAAAATATGATTAAAGTATTagcaaaagaataaaactaattattgtaatatttaaagaaacagttattaattcttatattattttttatagaaaaatattctcacTATGGCCACCAAAATTCCTGTAAACACTGGAGATATTGAGTTGGACAACAAAATTAATGAGTGGTTGAAGTGGAATAAGGTTCTAATACCatcaattgattttattttacattttacgtgaatattatgttaattacaaagttaatttttaaatgattactTTGTAGGATCCAAATGCTGATTATGAGATTGAAGAACTTATTCGAGAAAATAATGCGAAAGTCTTGTCAAACTTATTTTTGAAGAGACTTGAATTTGGAACAGCTGGTCTAAGAGGTTGTATGGGTCCAGGGTATAGTCAAATGAATGATTTAGTTATAGTTCAAACTGGTCAAGGTTTATCAACTTATTTATTGGATGCTGTATGTAATGCATCTGAGAAAGGAGTGATCATAGGCTACGATGGACGACATTGTAGTAAAAggttaacaaaaattaaattgaaaattcatatatttttgcaGCTTATAtcttgtattaaaattttacattgttatttcaGATTTGCAGAATTGACTGCTGCAATTTTTGTGGCAAAAAATGTAAAAGTGTAccttttttcaaaaattgttccAACTCCTTTTATACCTTACGGTgtactaaaatataaatgtgCAGCGGGTATAATGATTACAGCTTCTCATAATCCTAAAAATGATAATGGTTATAAAGTCTATTGGGAAAATGGTGCACAGATCATTTCACCACACGATAAAaagattcaaaaatatattcttgaaAATCTTGAACCCATTGAATCTTCTTGGGATGTAGTGAATGTATACAACAGTATATTGTACAAAGATCCATGGGACAATATTATGCAATCATATTTTCATGATCTGCAACAAACAGTTTTATATccagaaataaatagaaacacaatattaaaatttacgtATACTCCCATGCATGGTGTTGGATATGAATATATGAGTGCAGCCTTTAATGCTGCAAATTTCAAAgtacttttaattttcttaatgcacagggcaatattaaatattgttgaacACAACTAAACAAAGGTAATAAAAccaaattttatttccatttattGCAGCCATTTATAACAGTTGAAGAACAAAAGTTACCTGATccagaattttccactgtgaaATTTCCAAATCCTGAAGAAGGGAAAAGCGCTTTGAATCTCAGTATAAAAGCAGCAAATGAGAACTCTTCTTCTATTATAATTGCTAATGATCCTGATGCAGATAGATTAGCTTGtgcaacaaaaatgaaaaagtatgtAGTGTAGATATTGTATCAATTaacttattaaattcaatttacttgTTTTTATCATAGCGGAGAATGGTATATTTTTACGGGAAATGAATTAGGAGCTCTATTAGGATGGTGGATGATGCATACTTATCAAGTGCAACATCCTGATACAGATTTCTCAAATGTGTACATGTTAGCTTCAACGGTATCAagcaaaattttattatcaatggCTAAACAAGAAGGGTTTAACTTTGTGGTATGtatatttcaaacattataaATTGTCTCTACTAGTTCTTACTATTATAACTTTCGTATGTTTCAAAAGGAAACTTTAACAGGTTTTAAATGGATGggtaataaaactgtagaacTGCAACAGGCAGGTAAAGAAGTCATATTTGCATATGAAGAAGCAATCGGTTTCATGTGTGGTTCCAATGTGTTTGACAAAGATGGTATAAGTGCTGGAATGCATGTGGCGGAATTGTCAGCATATCTTGAGACAATAAATTTTACactttatgaaaaattgaatgaaatatatgCTCAGTAAGTTATACTGTAGTTGACATGTGAGACATTTACTAAACTTGTAAAATTTCActctcaattaaaaaattgtgtatATTTAATCCAGATATGGATATCACATTTCTAAGaattcatattggatttgtcatgAACCAGATACGATTAAAACGATATTTGAAAGATTACGAAATTACACTGGTGAACCAAATACGGTAAGAAATGTATACACAGCATTATATGTTTATGATTTGctttaaaaactataaatgcaataataaataattaaagaatgttTACTCATGTTTGTGCTATAAGAAAGAGTTAATGTATACAGTGCAAACTAGTATTACAAGTGTACAAGGTCACATACTGGAATGAATGAGAAAGCATAAAATGACTAGTAATTACATAGGCACGGTTCTGCATTGGTGCAAACAACGTTATCGCGTACACTCCATTTaaagtttcttaaaaaaaatataacaatatcaaATGTGTTTTTGTagataataatcaattttatgaatttaaatgtTCATTATGTACTTCTAAGAAAATCTTTTGTCATATTACATGTGGTTTTCACATGATATTTGAATACATCCaaattgttcatttaaaatgtttatgacTATTTTACTCGTGTCTTTGACACTTTTGCCATTGGTACTTTTGACTGTTCTAATTATTCCAGTTGTACAATCTCTTTATTATCTCACACCGTTTGTTGAAGGAATTCCATGAGTATATAGTAAGTGCCtgtctataaaaattgaaagaacTTATATATATTCCTCCCATTCACAAAAAAGTTCATATGTTACCAAATAATTACTTACTATATTGTTTAATGTTTAACTTTTAGTACCCAACATGTATCCTCGATGGAAAATACTCCGTAATAGGCGTTCGTGATCTGACGACTGGATATGACAACACGAAACCGGAGAATAAGGCTATTCTACCAGTCTCAAAGTCAAGTCAAATGATAACATTTACTTTTAAGAATGGTTTAGTTATAACATTAAGAACTAGTGGTACAGAACCTAAGATTAAGTATTATAGTGAACTATGTGCAACTCCTGAAGAGAAGTAAGCttctaaaaaaataatttgaatatcgagtgtcttaaatattaaatcaattaatcgttttctattttctagAAACCTCACATTATTAAAAACTACGCTTGACGAAATGGTATCAGCCGTCGTGACGGAATTCCTTCAACCTGAAGTAAATGGACTGATACCTCGTACTAGTTAAATGGTATTAACtactcatattttatttattagagtaGTAAACACTTGCTATATTCCGATTTTATacgttttttattcttttctattattaaaccGATAAGAATGAATTTTCAGTAAAAACTTTTGATGTTATTGATTAAAATACAATCTAAATAGCAAAATGTgtttataatttgaaatcaatttaattattgttacattCGTTGTCTGAAACGGTTtggtttcataaaaattgtttatagttgtacatttttttatttatattggaaaatattgtaaACTAAGGAATTTATTTAACTCTGCCGCTGTTACAAGGGTAAACACACCAGAATACGCACTGATGATGCGCGTGATGAGAAATCCATTAAACTTCACCGTAGCGAAAGagttaaacaaatattatctttttaaatttatttaaatgtataaaacgaAGCAAAATATATTGAGAATGAGTTTGAaaagaataatgtaattttataaagtatacaatcttatttaaaataattactagCGCGATATTTGTTTATCATATGTttcttacaaatttatttttatagtaaatacATCTTTCACATTACCCATCTAACATGCTATATTTTATTGAGtcttttcatattattatctatttcttccaatttcttccttttttcatatcttgaaaataaaatgtaatacactaaaacaaatataatataaatatttcaaacgtcaaatatttcatttataacaatATTACCTGTTCGTCTAAAAAGTCCATTAATGTGTTCATTTTGCATTTAAAACCTTTTTCTTTCAACATAGAGTGTAGAGACTCTATGCATAATGGTTCGTAAGTTAagatattattatgtaattcttTCTGATCTTCTATTAATTTGTAAAACTcatctttaatatttaatgcagTATTAGTTGTGACAGTTTCGAATTCATCAAATTTTCGTTCCTCGTTTATTATATTTGCTGCTGACTTATCAGCGCTGaagatttaaatagaatattatataattatataatgtacTTTACAAATAGACGTTTTAAACTAGACATACCCGCCTTTTGATGATACTAGTTCATATATGTAGTCATTATTACAATCATTATCATTTTTActgtaattttttcttttcattggtGGTTCCTCATCATCACTATTTACAACTACATACTCAGATACTGTTTTCTTAGATGTTAAAGGTATCACAGGATGCAACTCATTATAAATGTACGTCAATAATTTTACAGCCCGACTTcgtttttgtaattttagtccatatttatgtaattctgcctgaaatgaaattaacgaattattaattcaatgttTATCTTCACTTTTTCTCAAGtgcttataaaatataatttactgtcATACATGAAGCTCAGGTGTCTTCATGCCATCATAATCAGGAGGAGGCGTAGTACTGTCTCTAATAAGTGTTGTAGGAGATTTAATATTCCTTGAGACTTGTTTATTACCACATTTACATAAAGACTGGTCTACATTAACGATAGACTGCAATGCATTATTTTTTGTactttttgtattaatatttaaactcaTTTCCGACAcagattttctttgaaattttcttatacTTTGTTGTGTGGATAAAGATTTCTCTACCTGTGTCATGCTATTGTTGTCAGTTGTAGTTCGttcataatttttcttattcgGTTCGACCAGCGAAGTTCCTTTAATCTTACTAACATCGGCCGGATCATTATTAATGTAAACGTTTgctaaataaatatctttctcGAAAATACGAGTATAATCATCAAATTCTTTTGGATTCGAAATATCATTGTTTACTTTGATTTTACTTGTACCTACATTTGAAACATCAAAATCAATTTCTGGGCTAGACAATATCAAAACAGGAGATTCCATTAAATTCATTTGATTTACTTTTCGATCTGGTGATGATACCGACAAATTATCTTTTATTGCTTTTACATCGATGCTACTTTCCGACTTAGTGGATCTTAATTTGCTTGCATTATGCAATTTTGTGTTTCGTTGGTGTTTAATACTGTTATCGAGTGTCTTACTGAAATTTGTAGGACTTTCAAAAGATGATTGATCAAACTTTTCGAGGTCAGaaactatttttttctttttctctgaaATTGCTGTAAAGTCACAACCGATATCTTCATCtgataatatagtaatatctTCTGTTTCTACGTTAATTTCTCTTTCACTATAGTCATCCTCCGAGCTATTTTCCACAGAACTCTTTAGTacatattctttaataaaatctCTGTATTTTGCTATACTATTATTTTGATGTccttttctgtattttgtatatatagaCTCTTCagcattatttgaataaacatCTGATTCATTACTACTATCACTTTCATTACATTTTGTGATATCATTGTTTAAACTCTCATCACTTATTTTGTCCTTTAGAGCTGTTTCTGTTACAGGAGATTCTACACAGCTTTGAACCACATCGTTCGTATtagttatatttctatttattgaaTCATTCTTCACAGAATTTTCTACGCTACTAtccttattattttctaataattccgTTAAATTGTCCATTGACTCAAAAGTCAAGTTTACATCAGTATCAGTTCCTTTAGGTATAGTCTGTACATGCGAGTGGGAACTGGTACTGCAATCAAACTTATTCAGAATATCtcttttgttttctgtttttcctttcGCCATGTTAATTTCATTAGACAATGAATCCtgataagaattattattttctatattaaatggatttcttttgaattttggTGATACTGGTATTACCATAATCTCAGAATCTGTATCACAATCTGATCTTGCATTCtccatttgaaaattttcaataaataagcTCAAATTACTTTTGGTTTTTTTAAAATTAGTATGGTTTACACTCCACCTTTTTGATCTACTAGACTGTGGCGTATTCGacaaagaatttatatttccttcaatatttttaaataaaacagagtCCTCAATCTTATTCGAATCAGTATCAATTGTTGTTAGATTAACTGAGTTGACTGTATCAACATGGTTATACTTCTGTTTTTCGCTAAAATTTACCGTATGGCTAAtagatttttcattgtaatttagTATGGATTCATTAACATCATCAAACATATCAGGAGATTCATTACAGTGCCTTATTGGACTCATTTGACTTAAAGAAACGACTCTCTGATTTCTTTGTTCTTTACacacattttcatttaatacttcaccttcatgtaatattaattcttcCTTGTTCTCGCAAGTGAAAACCTTTGATATATTTAAGGGTTCTTCCAAGTTATCTATTTCTTTCACGATTAGTGTTTTGTCAAGTTCCATATTTTTAGTGTCTTTTGTTTGAACCCTTATTTGTTTAGTTTCAATCTCTTTTCTTTgtaaatatggaaataattCTTTCACCTTATACTTTCTTgccaaatttcttaaaatagaaTAGCTTGGTATGTCTTGAAAAACATCAcagtatttctttatgttaccACAGTATATAAACTCTAGAAATGCTAAAGCAACATTATAAGTTATATCAGGccaaaatattttttccttgATTGTAGCAAATTGTGAATTATCATTGGGCATGACATCCAATAGTATGTTAGAGCACTGTACATAAAAAACTAATTTATGTGCCCaaatatatctattattattaacaaatattattatatcacttGCAGAACTGTCATTCAATGCATTTCTCCAATTTGTTGCTGAGGTATCAATGTATTGTTCACCATCTAAATTTTCACATTCTTCATTTGGCAAATGTAAATCACTTTGTGatacttcataaaatatttccttattcGCGTTTCCTTCTGTTTTATTCTGACACAAATCTTTATCACCTTCCTTGCATTCATCTTCCTGCAAGCATAATTTAGAtaaagtttatattatatataatatatataataatatatacttacttttatttgtttggtTTGTGGAAATATATATTCTGATAAGTTTGATACGTAAAAGGATATTTGGTTTGAAGATAATCCAGCTTTATTCCATAATTTTTCATcctttaatttatatagtagaaaatttataattaattaactatgtaataataaagtaaaatactatTTATACCTTATAACACAATTGTTGAAGTAAATGACTTTTCAGAATAGATTTTgctgtatttttttcattatatacttttaattcttGAGTAAATGGTTCATCACCCATGAGAATTTCAGCAATTTTTTCTGTTAAAATGCGGTTTCTTTCTTCTTGAGTACGTGTTTGTAGAACAGTTATTTCATTAAACTTCCctgtttaaaaagaaacatcaTCGTACAAAAAGGCTATTATGCAATGTTTTGCTAAAATAAAAGTACCCATAAGTGTATAGGAAACATACTTTTTCTATTCCTTGTAAGAGTTGCAGATTTGTTATTTGCAAATCCAAACTTTTCCAATTGACATTTACTGATAGATTCTGTTATTTCAAGTGTAGTTTTATTTGGTACCTCGGATAATTGTTCAATTTCATTAACTTCCTCTAATACTTCTGCTTCTTGAAGAGACTTTGATAATGCTAATGCAAGTTGAAGATCAGAATCATTGTCCAAattctacaaaagaaaaaatttgagttataaatttcatttcacacaGAATATTGAATACATTTAATAGATAAGATACAGTACTGTTTTACGGGATACTGGTTTCTTCTTCTCTTGTATTACTGGTGCGGCAAGTAAACCTAATGATTTTCTTTCATCCTCTTGACGCTTTTGAAGTTCTATCGCATCTAATAACTTTTtcgtagaaatattatttttgcatgCACAAACTTTCATGTGTACTGCTTGAGAATCCACATCTTTGAAGATTTTCAAACATAGGGGACATAAAAGAGCCACTTTTACATCATCAGTTTGATCTTTGTCATCATTATCCTTTTTGGgtttaaaaaaagaagattCTATAGAAGGCTGAGACtcttgtaatttttttcttttgtctgaatgtttaaatttcatatctttCTGGTTCtttctaacattttttaatttctctttcttcctcagTTTTATATTAGGCTTAGCAAATTCTGGGCTTTTGAAATCTAGTATACTATCACCTTCAGTTTCAATGGAAACAGTATATTTATTACTCTGCATTTTTTCATCCATTTTAATTTCATCAGTAAACTGTCATGTGATACATTGGAATAAGTATTCAGAGGTACTCTATAAGAGATTTACATTGCCTGTAAAGTAAAATAACTTCTATGATATAATACTTTACGTATATACATGATAAAactcatttaatattatatacatttaaattgtttatttgtaaCAGTATTCAGCTGCGTTATAAAATACTAACAATTACAAACATTTCTTAAGATAAGttcaatgattaaaattttgtgtacaaatgaaaaatcttcatttGGATggaatgaagtaattaataaacatttattattacatgGTTGCTCATAGAAaatcattaacataaaaatgtcaTTGGAAACATttacaagtaatattttaataattcagaaaAGGTTTaatcaaagattaatatataatttactgttagaaatgttttttttatcaGTGCTTTTtctatacattattatttcatcgGTAGCTTTAAAAATCATACCTTTCTTTATCTTTCagatataatacattttttagtcATGAATATCTTCTTACGTAAAACTACTTCAAAAGTCGATTGATTATTAAACACGAAATATAAGTGTATCTACACATCAATGATTTACTAagtatttcttcaaatttaattttatttccttatgtTTTAACTGTCCTTCTTGTCCAGAAGCTTCCTCTTCATCGGCAGATTTCATGAAAGTAAATGAATGTACAAAATTCGAAGGCGTAAGATCTCCATTAAGTTCACGTATATGTGTCCGTTTTTGTGCTACGAACATACTGTAACAAAAAATGCAATAGTTATATTTATGCTATTCAAACAAATGTGCACAGTACCGAAAttgtaatgtatattatatgCAAAACATTACACATCTACAGAGTGTCACACAAAAATGTTACCACACTttgattaaaagtaaaaaaaaaaaataaaattcaatgttttactagctaatatattatgataatattttcttgtaacacTCTGTACCTCAACACCCTGTACCCTTATCACACAAATGTAATTGTAACCTGCAAACGTGAATACAAAAAATTCAGACgttaatataaagtaataagaTTAAGTTGAGATTACTTCTGGTACATTAAATAAAGATAATAGCCTGAATAAACGTTATGTTTgtactttatttttcttataaacatttaatcttGTTCCATGAATAACGTAGAAATTTATTAAGTTATGCGAAACATGCAAACATTTACCAGAGCGCACCGAGAACTGCAGTTGCAGTTATAGTTATCAGCAAATTATTGAGTACATTAACTTTACCAGCCAATGTGCCTTTCAAACTACGAGGTTTTAATATCGGTTTAACTACTGGTTCGTACATGACGAGTGGTTTTACAATGTCCGTAAGTATAATATAGCCACAGAAATGGTGTGCTAAACTATTGCAGGTACGCAACGCTTAAATTTACAGTGTTACCACAAAAAAATACAACATATTAAATTTGTCAATTTCATTACTTATTCTAccaattctttaatttttaatagtatgcACCAAATATATACACAATGTACACGgtattataaaaagaagaaattgtttataatttcaaaaatattaatctttcgaCTTATATTCATTAGAACTCTTGCTTTCTATTTGAATAATCCTATCCGCTTCTGAAGATATAAACCTTTCTGTttaacatccgatatatatataaatactgtaTTATTTTCCCCCatagataatttttttttaccTTCCATCGCGCTCTCTATTGTCTGCTTGACAAAATAAACTttaacacatttgaattttaatatctttagtTTGATCACTAAGTTGGCGAAACATAAACAACTATCAAACAACCCGAGGCAACCGACgccataataattaaaatctgtTTGGTCGCTGTTAGTTTAAAAATGAGTAATAATTGCCAAGGAATTTTAAACCACTATTTGCAATGCTatacatattattgtatatcctaagtaataattatgtaatatttaacaaaaataattttgtgataaACAGAAGTTATCATAATTCTGTATCTCttatatataaacattatcTTAAAGCATTTGGACAACTTTTGAACATGGTATGtctgataattatttatttatatatagtactatttatcTACAAAAACGCatcataatagaaataaattaataattacactttAGGCTTCCACTTCTAAGAAGCAAGCTATTGTTACTGTAAAAAAGAGGGGACCACCGAAATTAGAATTGACAGCAGAACAAAAAAATGATGTAAAAGAAGCATTTGATCTATTTGATCCAGATGGTACTGGAAGAATTGCCACTAAAGAACTTAAAGTAGCCATTAGAGCCCTTGGATTTGAACctaagaaagaagaaatgaagaaaCTTATAGCTGATGTTGATCCTGATGGTCTTGGCACATTATCCTTTGAAGAATTTTTGAACTTAATGTCTACAAAAATGTTAGAGATAGATAAAGAAGATGAAGTTTTAAAAGCATTTCGATTGTTCGATGATGACAATACaggaaaaataacatttaagaaTTTAAAAAGAGTCGCTCGAGAATTAGGTGAAAATCTTACAGACGAAGAATTACAAGAAATGATAGATGAAGCAGACAAAGATGGTGATGGAGAAATTTCTCAAAAAGAATTCCTACGCATTATGAAAAAAACAAATCTTCACTAGTTTTCtcaatttatatatgttatttattaaaattcttatttttgcaTGATTTGTTTGTTCAAATGTGTTATAAGTATGAATCATTTATACTTAAAGTTTT
The window above is part of the Nomia melanderi isolate GNS246 chromosome 2, iyNomMela1, whole genome shotgun sequence genome. Proteins encoded here:
- the LOC116429893 gene encoding uncharacterized protein LOC116429893 isoform X3 translates to MDEKMQSNKYTVSIETEGDSILDFKSPEFAKPNIKLRKKEKLKNVRKNQKDMKFKHSDKRKKLQESQPSIESSFFKPKKDNDDKDQTDDVKVALLCPLCLKIFKDVDSQAVHMKVCACKNNISTKKLLDAIELQKRQEDERKSLGLLAAPVIQEKKKPVSRKTNLDNDSDLQLALALSKSLQEAEVLEEVNEIEQLSEVPNKTTLEITESISKCQLEKFGFANNKSATLTRNRKRKFNEITVLQTRTQEERNRILTEKIAEILMGDEPFTQELKVYNEKNTAKSILKSHLLQQLCYKDEKLWNKAGLSSNQISFYVSNLSEYIFPQTKQIKEDECKEGDKDLCQNKTEGNANKEIFYEVSQSDLHLPNEECENLDGEQYIDTSATNWRNALNDSSASDIIIFVNNNRYIWAHKLVFYVQCSNILLDVMPNDNSQFATIKEKIFWPDITYNVALAFLEFIYCGNIKKYCDVFQDIPSYSILRNLARKYKVKELFPYLQRKEIETKQIRVQTKDTKNMELDKTLIVKEIDNLEEPLNISKVFTCENKEELILHEGEVLNENVCKEQRNQRVVSLSQMSPIRHCNESPDMFDDVNESILNYNEKSISHTVNFSEKQKYNHVDTVNSVNLTTIDTDSNKIEDSVLFKNIEGNINSLSNTPQSSRSKRWSVNHTNFKKTKSNLSLFIENFQMENARSDCDTDSEIMVIPVSPKFKRNPFNIENNNSYQDSLSNEINMAKGKTENKRDILNKFDCSTSSHSHVQTIPKGTDTDVNLTFESMDNLTELLENNKDSSVENSVKNDSINRNITNTNDVVQSCVESPVTETALKDKISDESLNNDITKCNESDSSNESDVYSNNAEESIYTKYRKGHQNNSIAKYRDFIKEYVLKSSVENSSEDDYSEREINVETEDITILSDEDIGCDFTAISEKKKKIVSDLEKFDQSSFESPTNFSKTLDNSIKHQRNTKLHNASKLRSTKSESSIDVKAIKDNLSVSSPDRKVNQMNLMESPVLILSSPEIDFDVSNVGTSKIKVNNDISNPKEFDDYTRIFEKDIYLANVYINNDPADVSKIKGTSLVEPNKKNYERTTTDNNSMTQVEKSLSTQQSIRKFQRKSVSEMSLNINTKSTKNNALQSIVNVDQSLCKCGNKQVSRNIKSPTTLIRDSTTPPPDYDGMKTPELHAELHKYGLKLQKRSRAVKLLTYIYNELHPVIPLTSKKTVSEYVVVNSDDEEPPMKRKNYSKNDNDCNNDYIYELVSSKALISQQQI